In the Sorghum bicolor cultivar BTx623 chromosome 4, Sorghum_bicolor_NCBIv3, whole genome shotgun sequence genome, GAAGCTGGACATGCACTGCCAATGCTATGGATGTGTGAAGAAGATCAAGGACGGGGTGAAGGAGATGAGCCTTTCACAAGGTATGTACGGTAGATTCTGAAGCATCTTTTTGTGCATTGCAATTGCATGTCTTGTGTACGTACGACTGAATGCATCATGCCATTGCCTGGCCTGCGCTGCAGCTGCAGGGGTGGAGCGAGCTGATGTTTCAGCAGAGACAGAGACCGGAGAGGTGAGGGTGAGAGTGACGGGTGGAGTGGACATGGACCCTCTGAAGCTCTGCTGCCTGCTGCAAGAGGCAACCAAGAAGAAGTGTGTGAGGATACTACTCGAAGAAGAAGAGAGCGTCCCATCGACAGGACCAGGACGCATTGCAAGGCCTGGGCAAACCAACAACACCTCTCTGTTTGGTCAGGTACGCACAACCATTTTGTCCTGAAACAGATTGTGCTGTGTTACTACTACTGGCCCCATCGTTCGTTCCACCACCACACGTTCCGGTACCATCTGTGCactttcttttattttctttttcttctcctttTATTTGTATATATGCGTCTATACCTAGGCCGTGAAAGTTTTGGCATTATTATTGTTTCGCAAATTAAACCGAATGAACGAACGTTACTTTCAGGTGTCGTCGGACTGGGTGGCTCCGGAGGCTGCTGGTGGGTGGCGGCGACACGGCGCGGGCACCTTCCACGCAACCGCCCCAAGCGCCCCGCCGCTGCCGTTGGAGGAACAACTAGAAGCGGCGGCGGCATGGAGCGAGACGACGGCGCCTTCGGAGCGGTGCCGGTACCGATGGGCGGCGCCTGGTAGCACGCTTGGCG is a window encoding:
- the LOC110435067 gene encoding uncharacterized protein LOC110435067 isoform X2, coding for MGKGQCKAGGSSKTYVLKLDMHCQCYGCVKKIKDGVKEMSLSQAAGVERADVSAETETGEVRVRVTGGVDMDPLKLCCLLQEATKKKCVRILLEEEESVPSTGPGRIARPGQTNNTSLFGQVSSDWVAPEAAGGWRRHGAGTFHATAPSAPPLPLEEQLEAAAAWSETTAPSERCRYRWAAPGSTLGVWAASEITGTLAMYEL
- the LOC110435067 gene encoding uncharacterized protein LOC110435067 isoform X4 → MGKGQCKAGGSSKTYVLKLDMHCQCYGCVKKIKDGVKEMSLSQGVERADVSAETETGEVRVRVTGGVDMDPLKLCCLLQEATKKKCVRILLEEEESVPSTGPGRIARPGQTNNTSLFGQVSSDWVAPEAAGGWRRHGAGTFHATAPSAPPLPLEEQLEAAAAWSETTAPSERCRYRWAAPGSTLGVWAASEITGTLAMYEL
- the LOC110435067 gene encoding uncharacterized protein LOC110435067 isoform X1, which gives rise to MGKQGQCKAGGSSKTYVLKLDMHCQCYGCVKKIKDGVKEMSLSQAAGVERADVSAETETGEVRVRVTGGVDMDPLKLCCLLQEATKKKCVRILLEEEESVPSTGPGRIARPGQTNNTSLFGQVSSDWVAPEAAGGWRRHGAGTFHATAPSAPPLPLEEQLEAAAAWSETTAPSERCRYRWAAPGSTLGVWAASEITGTLAMYEL
- the LOC110435067 gene encoding uncharacterized protein LOC110435067 isoform X3 is translated as MGKQGQCKAGGSSKTYVLKLDMHCQCYGCVKKIKDGVKEMSLSQGVERADVSAETETGEVRVRVTGGVDMDPLKLCCLLQEATKKKCVRILLEEEESVPSTGPGRIARPGQTNNTSLFGQVSSDWVAPEAAGGWRRHGAGTFHATAPSAPPLPLEEQLEAAAAWSETTAPSERCRYRWAAPGSTLGVWAASEITGTLAMYEL
- the LOC110435067 gene encoding uncharacterized protein LOC110435067 isoform X5; this translates as MHCQCYGCVKKIKDGVKEMSLSQAAGVERADVSAETETGEVRVRVTGGVDMDPLKLCCLLQEATKKKCVRILLEEEESVPSTGPGRIARPGQTNNTSLFGQVSSDWVAPEAAGGWRRHGAGTFHATAPSAPPLPLEEQLEAAAAWSETTAPSERCRYRWAAPGSTLGVWAASEITGTLAMYEL